A genomic stretch from Methanofastidiosum sp. includes:
- the albA gene encoding DNA-binding protein Alba, producing MSDENIVFVGSKPVMNYVLAVVTQLNNKETDNVVIKARGRAISRAVDVAEIVRNKFVVDVNVQQISTSTETITRDDNSSANVSAIEITLKR from the coding sequence ATGTCAGACGAAAATATCGTATTTGTCGGAAGTAAACCTGTAATGAACTATGTTTTAGCTGTTGTAACACAGCTCAACAATAAAGAAACAGACAATGTAGTAATAAAAGCAAGAGGAAGAGCCATTTCTAGAGCAGTCGACGTTGCAGAAATTGTCAGAAACAAATTCGTAGTAGACGTTAACGTACAACAAATATCTACATCAACAGAAACTATTACAAGAGATGACAATTCAAGTGCCAACGTTTCTGCAATAGAGATAACTCTTAAAAGATAA
- a CDS encoding 4Fe-4S binding protein codes for MPKVTVNEDCSGCEVCISTCPVAVFEMQGDIAVPVNEKDCIACDLCVNECTVNAITVEED; via the coding sequence ATGCCAAAAGTAACAGTAAACGAGGACTGTTCAGGATGCGAAGTTTGCATCTCTACATGTCCGGTAGCAGTATTCGAAATGCAAGGAGATATAGCAGTACCGGTCAATGAAAAAGACTGTATTGCATGTGATCTTTGTGTAAACGAATGCACAGTAAACGCAATAACAGTAGAGGAGGATTAG